Genomic segment of Serinicoccus hydrothermalis:
CGAGCGAGCCGATCGCGACCAGGCCGAGCGCGTGGTACTGCACCAGCATGTAGGCGAAGACGAGCAGCAGGCCGATGATGCCGGCGATGACGCCGTAGCGCAGCTGCTCCCCGCCGAGGGTGGGGCTGATCTGCTCCGAGGTCTGCACCTCGAAGCTCAGCGGCAGCGCACCGAACTTCAGCTGGTTGGCCAGGGTCTGCGACTCCTCCGGGGTGAAGTCGCCGGAGATCGTGGCGGTGCCGCCCGAGATGACGCTGTTGACGGTGGGCGCCGTGATGACCTGGCCGTCGAGGACGGTCGCGAAACGGTTCTGCGCCTCGCCCTGCGGGTAGCCGTAGAGCCGCGAGGTAATCTCGGCGAAGGTCTGGCCGCCCTCGCCGTCGAAGGTGAGGTTGACCTGCCACCGGCCGGTCACCGCGCCGCCCTGGACCGTCTCCGGGCCGGCGTTGGCGTCGGTGACGCTGCTGCCGGTGAGCTCGACCGGGCCGAGGATGAACTTCTCGTCACCGTCGACCGAGCAGGCCACGGTGGGCTGGTCGGTGGGGGCGGAGGCGACCTGGGTGGCCACGCCCTCGGCGGCGCAGTCGAGGTCGGTGAACTCCTGCTGCAGCTCGGGGGTGATCTGCGCGAGGCTGGAGGGGTCGCTCGGGGTGGTGGCGCCGTCCTCGCCCGGCGGGGCGGTGCTGTCCGCGCCGTCCTCGGCCGGGACGCCCGGGGCCTCGGTGGCCGCGGCGTCGTCGCTGCCGCTGGCGGGCAGCCGGGTGCCGCCGCGGTTCTCGTCGGTCTGCTCCGCCTCGTCGCCGGGAGGAGCCTCGTCGACGCTGTCCTCCTCGGGCGGCGTGCCGGACTCCTGCGCGTCCTGCTGCTGCTGCTCGAACTCCTCGAGCTGCTCCTGGATGAGGCTGGGCGGCAGCGGCAGCCGGCGCTGCTCGGGCAGCTCGGCCTCGGGCCCGGTGGGCTGGGCGATGAGGACCGGGCGGAAGCGCAGCTGGCTGGAGCGGCTCAGCGCCTCGACCTGGTCGGGCGTGGGGTTGCCGGGGATGGCGACGGAGACGTTCTGCCCCTGGCGGGTGACCTCGGCCTCGGTGACGCCGCCGCCGTCGACGCGGCGCCGGATGATGTCGATGGCCTGCTCGAGCTGCTCCGCGGAGACGGTGGAGCCGTCCTCGGTGATGGGCTCCATGACGATCTGCCGGCCGCCGGCGAGGTCGAGCCCGAGCTGGGGGGTGAGGGAGGCCGGCGGGTCGGCCCACAGGCGGGCGGCACCGATGCCGCCGAAGAGGAGCACGGTGACGACGAGCAGGCTGAGCAGGGTACGCAGCGGGCCGCGGATCCGCGCCCGGCGCTGCCCGCCGGAGCGGCGTCCGCCCCCGGACCGCCGCTGGCGACGGCCGCCGCGCTCCCCCGCGCCGGGGAGGTCCTCGTCCCGGCGGGGCGCCGGGGTGGAGGTCGTCATCGGGGCTGGCCGTCGGTGTCGTCCGTGGCGGGGGTGTCGTCGTCGCCCTGGTCCGGTCGCTGCGTCTCACCGGGGCGCCCGGCCGCGGTGCCCACCATGGACATCGGCAGGATCGCGCGGCGCTGGAAGCGCAGCACCACTCCGCCGGCCTCGAGGTGGATGACGTCGGCCTCGACGGCGCGCACCACGCCGTACATCCCGGAGGTCGTCATCACCTCCTGCCCCGGCTGCAGCTGGCTCTGTGCCTCGTTGACCGAGCGGGCGCGACGCCGCTGGTTGAACATGAGGAACAGCAGGAAGATGATCGGCAGTGCCAGGATGAGCAGCGTGAGGCCAGAACCCCCCGCGCCCGCAGCGGAGCCGGTCGCCAGTGTCATGGAGTGACCCTTCGGAAGCGTGTGTCGTGGGGCGCCGGGTGCGACGCCGTCGTCCCGCCGCTCGCGCAGAGCCGCGCGGCAGGCACCCGGGGCAGTCTAGGTGAGTCCCCTGGGGCCACCAAAGAGGCGGGTGTGCCGTGTCCTCACTCCCCCAGCGGGAGTGTGTCCGGCGGGCCCCCCTCGCCCCCGAGCCGTCGCCCGGCGCCGCCGGGCACGGTGCCACCCGGCGCCGGCTGCTC
This window contains:
- the secD gene encoding protein translocase subunit SecD is translated as MTTSTPAPRRDEDLPGAGERGGRRQRRSGGGRRSGGQRRARIRGPLRTLLSLLVVTVLLFGGIGAARLWADPPASLTPQLGLDLAGGRQIVMEPITEDGSTVSAEQLEQAIDIIRRRVDGGGVTEAEVTRQGQNVSVAIPGNPTPDQVEALSRSSQLRFRPVLIAQPTGPEAELPEQRRLPLPPSLIQEQLEEFEQQQQDAQESGTPPEEDSVDEAPPGDEAEQTDENRGGTRLPASGSDDAAATEAPGVPAEDGADSTAPPGEDGATTPSDPSSLAQITPELQQEFTDLDCAAEGVATQVASAPTDQPTVACSVDGDEKFILGPVELTGSSVTDANAGPETVQGGAVTGRWQVNLTFDGEGGQTFAEITSRLYGYPQGEAQNRFATVLDGQVITAPTVNSVISGGTATISGDFTPEESQTLANQLKFGALPLSFEVQTSEQISPTLGGEQLRYGVIAGIIGLLLVFAYMLVQYHALGLVAIGSLVVAALLAYGSVTLLGWANNFRLTMAGVTGLIVAIGITADSFIVYFERIRDEVRAGRPLRYAVDTGWDRARRTLIISDLVNLIAATVLYLLSESGVKAFAFALGLTTIIDLVVVFMFTHPLVSILANTRFFGEGRKWSGMEPERLGAKRSAYLGRGRVREPDVIAPGRRRHTREELEGGVV
- a CDS encoding preprotein translocase subunit YajC, encoding MTLATGSAAGAGGSGLTLLILALPIIFLLFLMFNQRRRARSVNEAQSQLQPGQEVMTTSGMYGVVRAVEADVIHLEAGGVVLRFQRRAILPMSMVGTAAGRPGETQRPDQGDDDTPATDDTDGQPR